A portion of the Ficedula albicollis isolate OC2 chromosome 4, FicAlb1.5, whole genome shotgun sequence genome contains these proteins:
- the LOC101822049 gene encoding guanylate cyclase soluble subunit beta-1-like isoform X2 translates to MTVSGLPEPCMHHARSICHLALDMMEIAGQVQVDGEPVQITIGIHTGEVVTGVIGQRMPRYCLFGNTVNLTSRTETTGEKGKINVSEYTYRCLMTPENSDPQFHLEYRGPVSMKGKKEPMQVWFLSRKSTETEETKQDAF, encoded by the exons ATGACAGTGAGTGGTCTACCCGAGCCTTGCATGCATCATGCACGATCTATCTGCCACCTGGCTTTGGATATGATGGAAATAGCAGGCCAGGTTCAAGTAGATGGTGAGCCTGTACAG ataacCATAGGAATCCATACTGGTGAGGTAGTCACAGGTGTCATAGGTCAAAGAATGCCACGGTACTGTCTCTTTGGAAATACTGTCAATCTaacaagcagaacagaaactactggagaaaaaggaaagatcaATGTTTCTGAATATACTTACAG GTGTCTTATGACACCAGAAAATTCAGATCCTCAGTTCCACCTGGAGTACAGAGGTCCAGTTTCTATGAAGGGCAAAAAAGAGCCAAtgcaggtttggtttttgtCCAGAAAGAGTACAGAGACAGAG gaaacaaagcaagatGCTTTCTGA
- the LOC101822049 gene encoding guanylate cyclase soluble subunit beta-1-like isoform X3 → MTVSGLPEPCMHHARSICHLALDMMEIAGQVQVDGEPVQITIGIHTGEVVTGVIGQRMPRYCLFGNTVNLTSRTETTGEKGKINVSEYTYRCLMTPENSDPQFHLEYRGPVSMKGKKEPMQVWFLSRKSTETERFS, encoded by the exons ATGACAGTGAGTGGTCTACCCGAGCCTTGCATGCATCATGCACGATCTATCTGCCACCTGGCTTTGGATATGATGGAAATAGCAGGCCAGGTTCAAGTAGATGGTGAGCCTGTACAG ataacCATAGGAATCCATACTGGTGAGGTAGTCACAGGTGTCATAGGTCAAAGAATGCCACGGTACTGTCTCTTTGGAAATACTGTCAATCTaacaagcagaacagaaactactggagaaaaaggaaagatcaATGTTTCTGAATATACTTACAG GTGTCTTATGACACCAGAAAATTCAGATCCTCAGTTCCACCTGGAGTACAGAGGTCCAGTTTCTATGAAGGGCAAAAAAGAGCCAAtgcaggtttggtttttgtCCAGAAAGAGTACAGAGACAGAG AGGTTCAGCTGA